The genomic window TGGAAACTGGGCACGAGGTGCTTGCCCATGTGTCTGGTAAGATGCGTATACACTTCATAAGGATACTGCCCGGTGACAAGGTAAAGGTGGAGCTATCTCCCTACGACCTGACCCGCGGGAGGATAGTCTACAGGGGATGATTTGTGGTATAATTTTTAGCTTACAAGGAGGTAAGCATGAAGGTAAAGCCTTCTGTTAAACCCATATGCGCCAAGTGCAAGGTGATAAGGAGAAAGGGAAGAGTGATGGTTATATGCGAAAACCCAAAGCACAAACAAAGGCAGGGTAGTTAAGGAGGTAGAAGATGGCAAGGATAGCAGGTGTTGACCTTCCAGACGGTAAAAAGTTAGAGGTAGCCCTTACTTATCTCTATGGCATCGGCTGGGCAAGGGCAAGGGAAATATGCCAAAAGACGGGCATACCGGGCACCAAAAGGCTTGGAGAGCTAACACCAGAAGAGCTAAACACCATAAGGAAGTTTATAGAGCAAAACTACACGGTAGAAGGCGACCTAAGAAGAGAAGTGCAGATGAACATAAAGAAGCTTATAGACATGGGGTGCTACCGGGGTATGAGGCATGTAAAGGGCTTACCCGTTAGGGGTCAACAGACAAGAACCAACTCAAGAACCAGAAAGGGTAAGAGAAAAACCGTGGGTGGGACAAAGAAAAAGATAGTAAAGTAAGGAGGTAATGGATGGCAAGAAGACAACAGCAACCCAAAAAGCAGAAAAAAACTGTAACAGAAGGTATAGTTAACATACTAAGCACCTTTAACAACACCATAGTGACCATAACGGATAAACAGGGCAACACCCTTGTCTGGGAAAGCGGTGGCACTGTTGGTTTCAAGGGCACAAGGAAAAGCACACCCTACGCAGCACAGCTTGCCGCCCAAAAGGCGGCAAAAAGGGCAATGCAGGAATATGGACTTCAAGAAGCGGAAGTTAGGGTAAAGGGTGCAGGTGCAGGAAGGGAATCTGCCCTAAGGGCTATCTACGCCGCA from Hydrogenobacter sp. T-8 includes these protein-coding regions:
- the infA gene encoding translation initiation factor IF-1 — encoded protein: MAKKKGEEKQKEKGIVLEGEVLEALPNAMFRVKLETGHEVLAHVSGKMRIHFIRILPGDKVKVELSPYDLTRGRIVYRG
- the rpmJ gene encoding 50S ribosomal protein L36, which translates into the protein MKVKPSVKPICAKCKVIRRKGRVMVICENPKHKQRQGS
- the rpsM gene encoding 30S ribosomal protein S13; protein product: MARIAGVDLPDGKKLEVALTYLYGIGWARAREICQKTGIPGTKRLGELTPEELNTIRKFIEQNYTVEGDLRREVQMNIKKLIDMGCYRGMRHVKGLPVRGQQTRTNSRTRKGKRKTVGGTKKKIVK
- the rpsK gene encoding 30S ribosomal protein S11 — encoded protein: MARRQQQPKKQKKTVTEGIVNILSTFNNTIVTITDKQGNTLVWESGGTVGFKGTRKSTPYAAQLAAQKAAKRAMQEYGLQEAEVRVKGAGAGRESALRAIYAAGIKIKAIRDVTPIPHNGCRPPAKRRV